The Suricata suricatta isolate VVHF042 chromosome 13, meerkat_22Aug2017_6uvM2_HiC, whole genome shotgun sequence nucleotide sequence gggggCATCAGAGCCCGACTGCCTGGCTTCAGCCGGCCGTGTGACCTCAGTGATCAGAAGACGgctgatctccctgtgcctcggtttcctcatctaccACAGGGGAATGGCGGCCGCTGCTCCCTGGAGCCGCGGGGACATCAGGGGAGGAGGTTCGCACGGCAAACGCCACGGACGCTTTAGCCGTCTCCTCCACATATCCCTACTCCACTCCGACCCTGTCGGTCCTCCTGTCTTGGACACGCCGTCCACAGCCAGGGCTTGATGAGGACGGATGGGAAGAAGCCACAGGCGCTCAGGAGAGCCCTGCAGCGCCCTGTCCTCAGTGCGACAGGGACAAGGGAGGAGGACACCCGCGCAGCCGCCCCTCTCGCTCACCGATTGAACACCCTGAAGACGATAGCTATCTGGTCGTCCACCCGGAGCACCCCGATCTTGCAAAGGCAGCAGAGGAAGGCAGCGAAGGCCGCCTCGTGTCCTGGGGGAGAAAACACAGCCGGGGTCGACGGTCGTCCAGGAAAGGTGGGGGGACAGTTCTTGGCGTCACCAGAGTCCAGGTCACTGATATCCACCCTTCTGCGGGGGGTGGTCAACATGCAGATAATGGGGCCACCTCCTTTCTAGAAAGACCAGGCCCTTTTGAGAGCTACCACTActgcaattctactcctaaaggGCCGAGACTGAGGGCTTCTTAAACAGACATCTGCGTTTCATTTTGTTTGCCTCACTCGTCAACGCCGTGCTGTCTACTGAGCACCTGCCATGACGGCAGCCACCGTCCGTATCAGGCAACCAGGGAGATTAAGTCCCTGCCCCTGTGTGAGATGACAAACGTCAAAAACCGACAGTCGCCCCATAGTTCTAGCTCTGCAGGAGGACGGAGTGCTAACTGTAAGATATCACAGGGGGACCTGACATAAGGGTTCCAGAAGGTTCCCCCAAGGAAGTCAAATCTAATCTGAAAGCTGAATAAGAGCTGGCAAGGCACTGGGTGTGAGGGAAGCAAGAAGAGCAATCTAGCCAAGAAgcagcagcaagtgcaaaggtcctgtggtaaGGAAAACAACAGGTATGTTCGAAGAACGctaagaaggccagtgtggctaaAGCAGAGAGGGCGAGGGAGAAAGCAGGACAAGATGAGGCTGGCAACCAGACAGGCCTTCACTGTGACAGTCAGAAGCTCAGACTTTATCCTAAGAGCAACGGGAGCCACTGAAGGCTTCCCAGCAGGAAACTACCAGTCACATCTTTCCCAGTCGTGTCACAGGGGCGGCCAGTATACGGAAACCACTAACTGGACTCTGGGCTAAATGCCGTGGCTCCTGGTGTCATACAAAAATAtactggagggaggcagggagagactaCTCCAGCGACTTCCCGCCCATCTCTGTAGAGTGGAGGTGCCTGTGGGGCCCGGGAAGCCGTAAGCCATTCCCCTCACCCACACCGTTCCCCACTCGGCCCGACCCGCCAGAGGTGGCTCCAGGGGCTCACAGCCCCTGAGGATGAAGAACAGCCCACGCCCTGCTGACCTGGCCAGACTCCCCTCGGGCTCCTTCCCGGTTGCTCTAAGTCAAAGCTCTACCGTGAGAGTCCCCAAACACTCGACAAACCCGTTCCCCAGCAAAAGGGGGAGCAGAAGACAAAACCTCCCCACACCTGCCCTGCGTCTCAAGGGGCCCTTCTGCCTCTACTGGAGGAGCCCAGCCCCCAGGCAGGGGGAAGGCCTGAGCGAGCAGCCGCTCTTGCCCTTGCTGCATGGGGTCGAGGTCAGAAAGGTGGGCCGTCCCCCTCGGCGACCCCTACCCCCACAGCATGGCCCTCCTGCGCGCCTGCACGCGCTCTCTTCCGGAGAACTCAGCGGCACCCCGCCTGGGCCAGGAGCAGGTGGGCCACCGTGCTGCCAAAGGCTACTGcacttttctgtttctcaggCTCCGGGAAGGGCTCACCCTGAGATACAGCAAGTTATTTATTTCGCGGACGTGCCGAGCTCCCAGAGGCCGTCTTGACAAAGAACAGAGTCGGTGCGGCCCGGGTGGCAGGCACGCAGCAGCGGCTTCCCCTCATGGACGGAGCCAGAGCCGCAGGGGCAGCGCCCCCGACGTGGGGCGGGGAGCAGCAGGTACCTGTGCCGTAGTCAATGCGCGTCGAGTTCCCCACGGACTCCTTCAGGTACACGGCCACCTCAGGCACCGCAGCGGCCAGGTGGGCGGGGACCACTGTGGCCACCAAATTTTCCGCTTCCTGATAACACAAGAGACACAAAGTGGTGGCAGCAGATTAGGTGGCATCCCTGTAGGCAGGCACCCAGGTCTGGCTCCCCGCTCTGACCAACtgcagaaagaagaggagggagacacgTCCTCTGATCCCTCTTACGCTACAGACAGAAGGCCCAGGCCAGCTTCTAGTCTGCTGAGCCTTCTTCCAGGGGACAAGGGTCTGGGACAAGATAGGAGGGAACAGAAAAGAAGCCATTCAACACCCCCCCTCAAATCTGGTAACTCGGTGACGTCCCTGGGATAGTAAGAATGTGTGCCATCCGTCCACCAAAACACACACGTGACAATGGTCACAGCAGCAGCACTTACAGCCCAAATGTGGGAACAGCCCTCAACTGCAACGTCCATCGGCAACAGACTGTGGGCTGGCTGTGCGATGGGGTGCCACACCGGGAGCCACGCCGCCGCGGAAAAGGGCCAGGGCTCCTCACGCCATGGGGGAATCTCAGAGACGTGGCATTAGGCAAAAGGAGTCACATTTATGAGCAGTTCAAAAACAGGTAAAACTGATCCAGGGGGTAGAAATCCGAAGAGTTTGGGGGGATATCAACCTAAAGGGGGCACAAGGGCCCTGCTAGAGGGCCAGGGCGTTTTATCGCTCGATACAGGAGGTGGTGCAAGAGGAAAAACGCATGTTAAGATCTATCAAGGTTGCAGACAGCTTCTCTTCTGCTGTCCTGCCCGCCGCTCCCTTGCGGCGTATTCAGTAAACTTCCatctcctttaaaaaagaaagaaagagggccgcctgggtggctcagtcggttaagcgtccaacttcggctcaggtcctggtctcacagtccgtgggtccgagtcctgcgtcgggctctatgctgacagctcatagcctggagctgcttcagattctgtgtctccctctctctctgcccctcctaccccccccacccccgcccgccggctcactctctgtctctcttaaaataaaataaagataaaaaaaaattaaaaaaaaaaaaacaaagagccaTCAAGCTGTACAGCTATGATGTATTAACTTTCCTTTAAGCATAAGtccataaaactcttaaaaaaaaaaaaaaagaacatgtgcCCCTCTTAGAGTCCAGGGGCAGCTGCAAGCTGCCCTTAGGTGGGGACAGTATTTCTCTGTGTCCGTGGAACTCCCCTCTGCTCAAGGCAAACACTCTGGCCCAGACAAATTAGGACCCAAGTCTCTCTAAGTCCAGTCTGTGGACACCCGGCAGGAAATTCTCGGGGGTACCTGAGGACAATCTGGTTTCCTAGTCTCTACCCTACAGGCTGCTTTTCCAACTATCACCTTTATGTGATTCAAAAGTaaacacattataaaagaaaagtttctgtccccctccccactctcctctgCCCTCAGAAAAACTGCAGTTTTATTAGCTTCTTGTACATCCTTCCAGTGATTTCTTTATGCAAACTGAGCAGCACAAGcatatctttttatctttctctttcctacCAAAAAGTAGCTCACCACACGTGTCAGACCCCAGTCCCGAGCCCCTTCCCCTGAGCTCCCTAGTGACCCCCACTCCGTCTCCCAGCTGTGTCTGGCTCCAGAGCAGATCTGCCGGCTCATTCGGCTGATGGCCTGCACACGGGACCCTTGGGACATTTGACTCTGCTGCCAACGCAAACGCTGACCTAAGTAACAGCACTGAGCTAAGGACCGGACAGCCACAGTGAGATCCCCAGAAGACGGCTGGGGTAGAGGTAAATGCATTTGTAGTTTTGGCAAACGGAATGGCCATTTTAACAAACTCTCCGGGGATGCCGAGGCCCGGGAGTGTCCCACGCCCCTagcccagcccccaggcctgcGTGGGGCAGCCTCACCTGGTCGAGTTTGGCATACCAGGTCCTGTAGGCCTTGTTCCCAAATCGAGAGGGCTGGTCCACCGGAGGGGTCTCATCAATCCACCTGTCCAGAGTGTTGAGAAGGGCGACCAGTTTTTCAATGGCCTgcaagagacagaggagagggggcCAGGCCACAATCACGAGTGGCCTCCAGCTGGAGCCACACAGCCAAGTCCCAGCCGCGGCTCGACAATGAGCCCTGGGCGCGGCATTGGGTGGCATTCTCCTGGCCGGCCCCCTTTCTTCCCGACCACACCGAATATGAAGGCTGGGGGCGCACAGGGAGCTCAACAGAAAGGGACCAGCACGAGGCTGAGGGACAGGCGTGGCTTCACCACCTGGTCTCCCAGAGCCAGCCCATCAAGGAGGGGGTGCTGGATAAGCAAGAAAGAACCCCAGTCCTGATCTCCTTTAGTGCCTTTTACTAGGGTCTCCTGCCGGGCACACACCACCAAGTCGTCACAGAAAACAGGAGGGAAACAAACATGACCAGCTAACCCCGCTACCCAGAAACAAACGCTACTCGCGATTTAACATAGTCTGCAATTTTGCCTTTTTAGAGTGTTTCCTGTGGTTTCTCGTGGCAAGGATTTTACCCAGCcggcagacctgggttcaaagccCCCTGAAAACAACATTAGTGGCTGCGAGACCTTGAGGAAGTGCCTTGAACTCTCAGAGCCtgttttgggggatttttgtttttgtttagtgaCGTGGCGCTGCCATGCCACAGTACGCTAGTCTCAGGGACATGACCCGTCCTCAGGCTGGGACAGGACTCAAGTGCGATCCCCAGAGGTGGCCTGCGCATGCTTCACTGTGCTGACGTGTAGAATTTTCTTACCAAATCCCTCACAGTTAAATGTCTGGGCTATTTCCAAATATCCACATACCACCGTGAACAATCCGGGAACCCCCGCCCCGTAGAGCTACTGGGTCCAAGGCATGAACCTCTGTGATGATCTGGAGGGCCACGGTGTCTGGGAGCCCATAGCCCTACACCTTTACCACAATGGGCAGGAACAAGGAGTGGGCAGGGCCGCGCTGGCCCACACAACGTTACCCAAGGAGGAAATCAGGTGAGGCTGCTTATCTAAGACAGAGGTCTGGGAGGGAAGGCTACAAATGGGCTCCTTCTCGGGTGTGgcttggccaaaaaaaaaaaaaaagggccacaAGGAAAGAAGGCTAACAGAGGACACAAGGCAGAGCATGTTTGGAGGCAGGTGGCCCTGGGAAAGCAGACCTTCCCAAAAAGCAGGTccagcctggggtgcctgggtagctcagtcagttaagtgtccagctttgactcgggtcatgatcttaccgctCGCGAGCCTGAGCCTGAACCTCtctcatcgggctctgggctgacagctcagagcctggagcctccttcagattctgtgtctctttttctctctgccccttccccacttgtgctctctctctgtgtctcaaaaataaataaatgtaaattttaaaaaatttaaaaaaaagagagagagaagaagcaggtcTTGCCTGTGTCTGCTGGGCACACACGGGAACCTCTGACCCTGGGTAGGCACTGCAGCCATGAGGGGAAAGGCAGGCACGCGAAGGTCTGAGAGCCGTGTGAGCgcgggggaaggggaaagtggaCTTGAGCTAACGGAACACACGTCAGCCAGAGGCTgcaccacccccagccccccagttCAGGGAGGCACAAATCACACTGCAGTCCACGGAAATGGTGACCTCTGGCACCGTGCAACACGGCCTGGGCCTGAATGCCGCCATCCCTcacctccctttctctatgctcAGGGCGCAGGGGAGAGGAAGTCACCTGCAAGAGGGGAAAGCTCCCCGCACACCTGGCTGAGGCAGCCGGCCAAGGTGACATGAAATGGGACAGAAAGCACAGCCAAAGGCAGTTCTGCAGTGAACCAGGCCACCAGGAACCGATAAGGCCAGAGCAAACATGACCCCATGCAGCAGCTGGGACCCAGTGATGGCTCAGTAATCCTGGCCCCGGGGAGGCACCGGCAAAGCCGGCTCCCTGGTCATCGGGGCCTTCGGCAAGGCACCgagggggaaaaagaaggtgCTGGGAGGCTGCGGAAGCCAGGCCCCAGCTGCTAGCTCGGCTGGGGGGATGAATAATTCAAAGGCTCCTAGCTCCTCTTTCTGGAGAGGCTTTTGAGAAGGCAGGGGCTGCCTCTATTGTCTGGCCGActgaggcagaggggctggggggggggggctgggggctggaaccCCCAGGAAGCACAGCTCCCCAAACCGTCTCCCCAAACCAATGCTTCCTTTTGGATTTCATGGACCAGTAAAATCTTCTCCCAAACATTACCTGccagtgttgttgtttttttctctcctttgcctccaacttaaaaaatcaaacagaacaacgGCCTCTTATCtattcacattttacaaaaataaaaaatctgaatccCCAAAGATCAGGACCGACAGAATCTCATACTTGATGGAAGCCTTCCAAACACCAGTCTGGATAGTCCCACAACACTGCCCCTGCTGGTTCCCTGTGCCACTGCTGGTCTGGAGGCCAACACCCAAGGCCGCTCTGCCCTCTCCCCGGTCGCGGCAGCCCCAAGCAGCCTGGGCCCCCCATCTATGGGCTGGGAGCACGTGGTGGGAGCCGAGCCTTCTGCTGCCCTGCCGGCAGAGGACCGAAGGCGGGAGGCCCCTGGAGGCCGAACCAGTTACCCCTGCccagcagaggagaagcagcccACGCCCTGGCACTGAGACCTACCTCAGCTTGGGAAGAGCCTCCACATGAAGCAATAACATCGCTGCTGAAAATCATCCAATGATTAAGACCTAATACCGACAAGGTCACCCACCATGTGCAATGTCCCAAGCTCCGTACTAACAATCGTATGTGGGAGATCTCGGGGAATCACCCCAGGGGCCGTGAGGAGGTCTGTTGGCTCTTCCACCCACAGATGAAGAGACAAGGCGTCAAGAAGGACAAAGCCACTCAGCTTGGAAGGGAGAGGTTATCAAAACACGGTCGGTCCGCCTCCAGAGCCCACGCACTTAACTGTGCTGTGATCCTGGCAAAGGAACGCAGCGCCTGAGCTAAGACAACGCCTGGCCGGGGTGGAGTCTGCCGTCAGCGTGTCAGGGGCCATTAGGGGACCCAAGGGGGCTGGGCAGCTCAGGACCTGCTCGGGTAATTAGAACATCCCCCTGTCATTAGACTCCCCGCCCACTGAGCACAGCCCAGCTCCCCTCCCGACAGGCTCCAGGATGAGCTCTTGCTCTGCCGACCCATGAGATCCCTGGTGGACCAGCTCCCAGGAGAAGGCCATCTACCCCCAGCACAGGCCTGGCTCCCCTCCAGTCACAGAACGAGACCTCAGCCACCCAGCCGCCAGTCAGGACCCAGGAACGGGTGGCCCTCACAGGGCGGGGAGTCCGCGCTAGCAGTCAAGACCGGGCCAGGCCTCGCCCACCAGGGTGGGACACCGAGAGGCCACTTGGGCCCTGGCGTCTGAGATAAGAGTCTCAAGGTGACTCTGCCAACTGGGATAGGAACTGAAGAGGCCTCGGAGGCGGCATCCCGCAATGGCAAAGAGCCTGCAGGCCCCCAGCCTCTCTCCACGAACACCCTGTCTCCAAGGCGGCAGCCAGCGAGCACTCCCACTGCCCTGTGCACCCTCAACATCCTCACTTCCAGAAGGACTCCTCAGGAAAGCGCGCCCACAGAGCTCCACGCAGAGATGCTCAGAGCCGCGATGCTGAGGGACACAACCCAGAAGTGCACAGTCAGGGGCGGTTTAAACAAGCGAGGGCCGGCTGCTTTGATGGTGGCAGCAGAAAAGGAGGAGCTCAGACGCAGGTCTGGGTGACACCCCTGACCTGTGCCCAGGGTGGCCCGGAAGCCGCGGAAGAGACGGAACAGAGGCGGAGGTCAGCTTGCTATCAATGCACTTCTATTAGTGACCCTTTTGGTGAGGATGCTTCCTTCGTTAGTgatcttttttcacttaaaacgTTACATAAAAACACCAGttagcggggcacctggggggctcagtcagttgggcatccgacttccgcccatgtcatgatctcacgtttgtgggtttgagccccacatcagtctctgtgctgacagctcagagcctggagcctgcttcagattctgtgtccctctctctctctgtccctcccctgctcatgatctgtctctcaaaaataaataaatgttaaaaaaaaattaaaaaaaaaaacaccagttaGCGAGAATGCAGGCTGTAAAGCAGCACATTTACCTTGATGCCAATTTTATAAACATCCATCAATTCACAGGTTGAAAAAAACCCAGCCAAAAAGGCCAGAAATACAGACGCCAAGATGCCAGCCACACGGGCGCCCGGGCAATGTCGTCTTCTGCCCCGGCCAGCCGTGGGCAGTGCACACGCCTGcctccctggggctgctgggggcccTGCCGCCGCCTACCTCGGAGACTTTGTACTCGAAGGTCAGCTTCTTCCCCTTCACACCTTCGTTGAGGGTGAGGATGAATCCGATGTAGTCGGCGTATGCCTACCAAAcaaagcggggagggggggcagggagaggggtgtcATACCCCTGACCCTCGACCCCCGAGCCGGCCCCCGGCCCCACCCAGTTGCCAAAGTGCCCCGagctgtccccagcccccagcctggcagCGGGAGAAGCTGAAAGGTAAGGCCTGGCACACCGCCGCTACCCTCCATCCGACACACCTGGCAGGCAGCGACAGCGACACCTGGACCTCCGGCCATGGCTTACCATGTGCTCGCTGCCCCTGCCAGTGGTTCCCTCACCCCACTCCCCAGGGTGGGCACTGCcactgtccccatttcacaggtgaggaatcCAAGGCTTCAGGAGAGGTGACTTGTCCGGGGTCTCCTCAGACCAAGATCTCATTAGACGTGGAGCTGGGCCCCAGCAAGCCCGAGCCCCGAGCGGCGTGGCCGGTGCTCAACGATTATACTCCACCACCCGGAGTGCAAGAATAGTGGCGAGGGGTCTTCCCCCGGTAGTCTTCCGGAAGTCTCCCCCCACCAGACGGGCCGGGCTATCCGTCTGCGGTGCAGACTTTCCTGCCCGTGGCCGGGGCTCCCGGCACCCCATCCCCGCGGCCACTGAGCGTGGAGAAGGCGCTGGGGGGCGGGCTGCCAGAGAGGGCGTTCTGAGAGCAAGTGACTTCGCTTCGGTCTCGTTCCTTCTTCACCTCTTTTGCCTCTcacttccttcccccttccttatCTAAGCCTTAAAGATGCCAGCGGCAGCCCCAGCGAGCCCTGAGCACTGACCCCTCGGTATCCGGAAGGGAGCGCCCCCGCACCAGGGCCTTCCCGCAGCCCGTGGAAGGGCGACGAGCGGAAACTGGGGGGCGCGGAGCAGGTCTGAGCCCGTGGCCTGCCTGCAGCCACTGTTCAGTCATCGCTACACAGTAACGCTGGGACGCAAAGACCGGAAGCAGCAGGGGCAGTGTCGCCCTCCATGGCCCCGGCTCCCATGTGGATGCGGGTCTCTTGACTAAAGCTCTGGTCATTGTTATAAACGTGACTGCGGTCAAGGTCTCTACCAAcaccaccatccatccccatCACTGTGACAGTAACGGCCCCGCCCGGTGCCCATGAGGCCTAGCACTAAGCCAGGCACTTTGGGGCCTTCGTGTCATCGTGGCCTCCGAACGAGCCCATTCTACAGTAGAGAAAACAGGCCTGGCTGGGTTACTCAAGTTGCCCAAGTCACAAGAGAAGGAAACGGCAGCCCTGGGCTTCAAACTCTGACCCCCCTGCCCCTGGCGCTTGATTGCCGCGCTCTGTCTCCCTGGTGACTGTGTGGGCCGCAGCACAGGGCCATTCATGTACCCACCACCGCCCCACATATCTGACTGGTCGGCTTCAGCACAAGTGGATGCTTCTATCCAGTATTGTTCAACATGCGCTCCGGAAGAAAAAGTAACCAATGCTTCTCGAGAAATGTTGTGCCCACAGCAAGATCAACAACTTTACCTACAATGGGCCAGAGCACAACTATTTTAGGCTCTATGGGCCCTAAAGTCGGCTCACAAATTCTCATCtctgcccagctctgccactgtaCTGGGAAAGCAGTCATGGACAGGACTTAAACAAGTGAGCCTTGCTGTATTTCAGTATAGCTTTACTTACAAAAACAGGCCGAGGTCCAGATTAGGTGAGCAGGCAATAATTTGCTCATCTGTGGCCTAAAGCATAGTGGCTCTCAGCCCCGGGGTCTCTAACGGCAGAGGACCCAGCAGCCCTGGGGTCTCTAGAGGGAGAGGACCCAGCAGCCCCGGGGTCTCTAGAGGGAGAGGACCCAGCAGCCCCGGGGTCTCTAGCGGCAGAGGACCCAGCAGCCCCGGGGTCTCTAGCGGCAGAGGACCCAGCAGCCCCGGGGTCTCTAGCGGCAGAGGACCCAGCAGCCCTGGGGTCTCTAGTGCAGAGGACCCAGCAGCCCCAGGGTCTCGAGAGGGAGAGGACCCAGGCAAGAATCNNNNNNNNNNNNNNNNNNNNNNNNNNNNNNNNNNNNNNNNNNNNNNNNNNNNNNNNNNNNNNNNNNNNNNNNNNNNNNNNNNNNNNNNNNNNNNNNNNNNAGAGGACCCAGCAGCCCCGGGGTCTCTAGCGGCAGAGGACCCAGCAGCCCCGGGGTCTCTAGCGGCAGAGGACCCAGCAGCCCCGGGGTCTCTAGCGGCAGAGGACCCAGCAGCCCCGGGGTCTCTAGCGGCAGAGGACCCAGCAGCCCTGGGGTCTCTAGTGCAGAGGACCCAGCAGCCCCAGGGTCTCGAGAGGGAGAGGACCCAGGCAAGAATCCCAAATCTCATCCCAACCACTTACCAATTCTGCCACCTTCCTAAATTTCTAAactcctggcctcagttttctcaccttcAAAATCGGAGGGGACCACTGAGCCCACTTCCCAGAGTTtttgtgagcattaaatgagcTAAAAAATACCTGGCCCATCATGAACACCCAACCCTCCACGGAAAACATCCAGGGGGACGCTGAGGAACTAAAGCGCAGGCTTGGAGCTGAGAACTCGTGGTTCCCGACCCAGGCGATGTGGCTCCCAGACACCTCCCGACAATGCCTGGAGACCATCTGGGTTGTAATAACCAGGGGAAGGGGGGCTGCTGGCATCCGGCAGCCACTCGCCAGGCAAGCCACCAGACACGCTACAAGACGCGGGCAGCCTGCCAccacaaagaattatccaccCCAAAAGGCCAACAGTGCAGAGGTTTAGAAATCCTATGGTGGAACAATCAAGATGACAAAAGGACTCAAACCACGACCTTTGAGCAGCCAAGACTAAGGTGTTTATCCTGGTGAGTACTCGGTGGGAGAAGACAATTCAGAAAAGACGTGATAACCATCTCCAAATGTTGAGAAGGGGAGCTTGTGAAACAAGGAGCCAGAATGGCCTGCGAGGCCCTGAGGAGGACCAAGCACGCAGCCGGGGCGGGGGGAACGGGACTCTGCCCTTCCGTTGAAgtgaccctccccacccctgctgtgcAGACCAGGTGCAGGCACCTGGCAGGTGCTCTACCCGAGGCTTTCCCTGGGAATGTGAAAGTGACTTTCTTTGTCTTAGTCTCAATCTTTCCCAGCCTGTGCCAGAACCTGGGGAGAGAAGCTGCTATTCTCTGCCCACCGTCGGCCTGAGCAGCACAGAGCGCCGGTCTGCACTTCCGCTTGCTCTGGGTGCCAGCTCCTTGGGATTTTTAGGCTCGGCCACTTCCCTGGCCAAGGTTTCCGCGccataccctctctctctttgataccctctctctctttgatacCCTGGTTCCCTGACTGGCTGTGACCTACAACCAAGGACAAAGTGACCCATGTCATCATTCAGGACACTCACATTCGGCCAATATCCCCCTCAAGTGATGCTGGTGTGTGAGAACCAGGAGAAGTCTCCGGCGTTTCCCTGGCCCCAGACCTCAGAGACCTTCCCGTTAGAGCGGTCTGAGTGCTGCCcccgagagagagggacagccGGCTCCCCTGTCACCTCTCCCCCTGGCTTCTAACAGCTCTGGTTCCCAGGGCAAGAAAGGTCAGGAGCTCACCGTCTTTGAAAAACACCCAAGTTTCTCATCCCAGCTCTGACCCCACAGGGCAGACGCCGTTGGTACCTGCGAACGCTTCCATTTGCCCATGTCTGGGACCGTGTGGATCTCCTTTTTTGGGATGACGAAGTTCTGAGTGGCTGCAGGGGAAGGCTCCGAAGAATCTTgacaaagaaagtgaagaagcaaACAGATAAACGGAATCTTAGCCCCAACCCAACTTTCTCCccgctttctttctccctctccctccctctcgccttctctctgacacacacacacacacacacacacacacacacacacacacacacacacttttaaaccAAGACTCCAATGCCCAGTCCCTAGGGACATGTGCTCCAGCACAGAGTAATGCCTTGTTAAGCCAAACCCACTGGGGTCCCGCCTTTTCTTACTCAGCAAGGAGCCCCCAAAGTACTGGCAATCCCCCCACACAAGTGATACATTCAGTGGCTCTGCCATGCCCGCACCCCTACCTCTGGCTCCCTGACCAGAGAatggttagaaaaataaaaccaagccaTCCTTTTAGACACAAACAAGCAACTCAAAGACGAGAAGAGAATACAAATGGctgataaacatttgaaaaaaccaCTGTCGACCTCTGAAGAAGCAACGGAATGTAAATGAGATGGGACAGCTTTTCTGACTCAGGTTGGCCAAGTGAGGCCAGCCAGCAGTGACTGGGAAGGGGAGAcgggcactgctggtgggagtccTGGCAGAAGGTCTGAGGACTCGCAGGCGCCTGGGGACTTGGCTGGTGGgtgtccgacatcggctcaggtcatgatcacatggttcatgggctcgagccctgcatagaGCCGACAGGACAGCTCtcgaagcctgcttcggattctgtgtctccctccctctctgcccctccccagcttgtgctctttctctcaaaataatcataaaaaaagaaacactaaataaacttaaaaaaaaaaaccacataaaccCACTGAGTCAacagttctttgttttctattttttttaagtttatttttttaatttaagggggggtgggggagagttagagagagagagagagagagagagagagagagagaNNNNNNNNNNNNNNNNNNNNNNNNNNNNNNNNNNNNNNNNNNNNNNNNNNNNNNNNNNNNNNNNNNNNNNNNNNNNNNNNNNNNNNNNNNNNNNNNNNNNagagagagagagagagagagagagagagagagagaattccaatcagaCTCAACACTGCCAGTGagaacctgatgcgaggctctaactcatgaactgtgagatcatgatctgaactgaaatcaagactgactgagccaccggggtgccTGTGGGCC carries:
- the PTPA gene encoding serine/threonine-protein phosphatase 2A activator; the encoded protein is MAEGERQPPPDSSEPSPAATQNFVIPKKEIHTVPDMGKWKRSQAYADYIGFILTLNEGVKGKKLTFEYKVSEAIEKLVALLNTLDRWIDETPPVDQPSRFGNKAYRTWYAKLDQEAENLVATVVPAHLAAAVPEVAVYLKESVGNSTRIDYGTGHEAAFAAFLCCLCKIGVLRVDDQIAIVFRVFNRYLEVMRKLQKTYRMEPAGSQGVWGLDDFQFLPFIWGSSQLIDHPYLEPRHFVDEKAVSENHKDYMFLECILFITEMKTGPFAEHSNQLWNISAVPSWSKVNQGLIRMYKAECLEKFPVIQHFKFGSLLPIHPVTSC